One window of Methanogenium organophilum genomic DNA carries:
- the amrS gene encoding AmmeMemoRadiSam system radical SAM enzyme, with product MCHICGEDVICCDLCAHRCKIHDGKTGICGVRKNIAGTLTPLTYGKVSAEAIDPIEKKPLNHFLPGTYTYSLGGIGCNFRCKHCQNWEISQISEYRGYLRDISPEEGVRRAVENECKSIAWTYNEPTIWHEYTKDMGTLTKKQNLKTIYVTNGYITEEALKDISSMLDAFRVDIKSFSDSFYRSVCSARLEPVLNSTIVAKECGMHIETVTLIIPGMNDSPDEIRALIHWVVENIGPDTPMHFTGFYPQYHMTDKMPTTVAVLERACEIAKEEGILYPYTGNVGNTDYQNTYCHSCGAQLIERNGYRTKIVGLDGTTCSACGENIPIVI from the coding sequence ATGTGTCATATCTGTGGGGAGGATGTAATCTGCTGCGATTTATGTGCACACCGGTGCAAAATCCATGATGGAAAAACCGGAATCTGTGGTGTGCGAAAAAATATTGCAGGGACTCTTACGCCCCTCACCTATGGGAAAGTAAGTGCTGAAGCAATTGATCCAATTGAAAAGAAACCGCTGAATCATTTCCTTCCGGGAACGTATACTTATTCTCTTGGGGGAATTGGGTGTAATTTTCGATGTAAACATTGCCAAAACTGGGAAATATCACAGATATCAGAATATCGGGGATATCTTCGGGATATTTCTCCTGAAGAGGGAGTGCGCCGTGCTGTGGAGAATGAATGCAAAAGTATTGCCTGGACATATAATGAACCCACCATTTGGCATGAATATACCAAAGATATGGGTACACTTACAAAAAAACAAAACCTGAAGACGATTTATGTAACTAACGGATATATCACCGAAGAGGCGCTGAAGGACATATCATCAATGCTTGATGCCTTCAGAGTTGATATCAAATCATTCTCTGATTCCTTTTACCGATCTGTCTGTTCCGCCCGTCTGGAACCTGTCCTCAACTCTACCATTGTTGCAAAGGAGTGCGGGATGCATATTGAAACCGTGACCCTGATTATTCCCGGAATGAATGATAGTCCGGATGAAATCCGTGCTCTTATCCACTGGGTAGTGGAAAATATTGGGCCGGATACTCCCATGCATTTCACCGGATTTTATCCACAATATCATATGACTGATAAAATGCCGACGACTGTGGCAGTTCTTGAAAGAGCATGTGAAATTGCAAAAGAAGAGGGTATTCTGTACCCATACACCGGAAATGTAGGAAATACCGACTATCAGAATACGTATTGCCATTCCTGCGGTGCACAACTCATAGAAAGAAATGGATACAGGACTAAGATTGTCGGTCTTGACGGCACAACCTGTTCGGCATGTGGAGAGAACATTCCAATCGTCATCTGA
- a CDS encoding DUF1616 domain-containing protein: MTDGNEQVSIFQWFLILVFGLLLVVAVAAIVFVILVPAEGEHYTDFYILGKDGIAADYPERIHIGEPETIIVGVHNHEYRDITYLMEIYLLNQTTENNEVIINSMEPLDRFRVSLEHDQHEELVYTFIVDKTGYNRLEFLLFDENAPPDQVMGKDRINANYRDLYLSIQIEE; encoded by the coding sequence ATGACAGACGGAAACGAGCAAGTTTCAATCTTCCAATGGTTCCTGATCCTGGTGTTTGGATTATTATTGGTTGTAGCGGTTGCCGCAATTGTATTTGTTATCCTTGTACCTGCTGAGGGCGAACATTACACGGATTTTTATATTCTTGGAAAAGATGGGATTGCAGCAGATTATCCAGAACGAATTCACATCGGAGAGCCCGAAACGATAATCGTTGGTGTTCACAATCATGAGTACCGGGATATTACTTACCTTATGGAAATATATCTTCTGAACCAGACTACTGAAAATAATGAGGTAATTATCAACAGCATGGAGCCCCTAGATCGGTTCAGAGTTTCTCTGGAGCATGATCAACATGAGGAATTGGTATACACATTCATTGTCGATAAAACGGGATACAACCGCCTTGAATTTCTTCTCTTTGATGAGAATGCTCCTCCCGATCAGGTGATGGGAAAAGATCGGATCAATGCCAATTATCGCGATCTTTACCTCTCTATACAGATAGAAGAGTGA
- a CDS encoding iron-containing alcohol dehydrogenase: MEIVREHRKYVIPEIITGDNSRIFAGRYTKNFHADNILIATDENLFCQNWMREILQSLDETGTEYVIFSEIEENPRDYNVMAGADTYLCEECTGILAIGGGSVLDCAKGIGIIAANGGTITDYIGVDLVRNPMPPLICVPTTAGSGADVSQYAVICNTKQKTKNLIISKSLVPDVSLIDTIPLMTQPDDVTIHSGIDTFTHALEAYVSNGSSHFSDMLAIESIKVTAGLFPFSRDDADNADYRFQSLMASMYAGISFSNAGLGLIHAMSHAIGAFFDLPHGLASSIAMRSVIQYNYSSSPRKYRKIADILGISAGISDDKEVVTAMVDKISWMSEMTDNVLMLSEYGATEDDIPYLVAHTAVDPCIATNPRIPDSDDLFHLFAGVL, translated from the coding sequence ATGGAAATAGTTCGTGAACACAGAAAATATGTTATTCCGGAAATTATTACCGGGGACAATTCACGAATTTTTGCCGGCAGATACACCAAAAATTTTCATGCTGATAATATTCTTATCGCGACAGATGAGAATCTCTTCTGCCAGAACTGGATGCGTGAAATCCTTCAGAGTCTGGATGAAACCGGGACAGAATATGTTATTTTTTCAGAAATTGAGGAAAATCCCCGGGATTATAATGTAATGGCAGGTGCGGACACATATCTGTGTGAAGAGTGTACCGGAATTCTTGCAATCGGGGGAGGCAGTGTTTTAGACTGTGCAAAGGGAATAGGAATAATTGCCGCAAATGGTGGAACAATTACGGATTATATTGGCGTTGATCTCGTCAGAAATCCAATGCCCCCGTTGATCTGCGTTCCAACGACTGCGGGAAGTGGAGCAGATGTTTCACAATATGCAGTCATCTGTAATACAAAACAGAAAACTAAGAATCTCATTATATCAAAATCCCTTGTTCCTGATGTGTCTCTCATTGATACCATCCCCCTGATGACACAACCCGATGATGTCACCATTCATTCCGGCATCGATACCTTCACACATGCACTTGAGGCATACGTATCCAATGGTTCGTCTCATTTTAGTGACATGCTGGCGATTGAATCAATAAAAGTCACCGCTGGTTTGTTTCCGTTTTCACGAGATGATGCAGATAATGCTGATTATCGGTTTCAGTCTCTTATGGCAAGTATGTATGCAGGAATTTCATTTTCCAATGCAGGACTTGGACTGATCCATGCAATGTCTCATGCTATTGGCGCCTTTTTTGATCTGCCACACGGGCTTGCAAGTTCAATTGCGATGCGGAGTGTTATTCAATATAATTATTCCTCATCTCCACGAAAATACCGAAAAATAGCAGATATCCTTGGTATTTCTGCAGGCATTTCCGATGATAAAGAAGTAGTAACGGCAATGGTAGATAAAATATCCTGGATGAGTGAGATGACGGATAATGTGCTGATGCTTTCTGAATATGGTGCCACAGAAGACGATATTCCATATTTAGTAGCACATACTGCTGTTGATCCTTGTATTGCAACAAATCCAAGGATACCTGATTCAGATGATCTCTTTCATCTGTTTGCTGGTGTCCTTTGA
- a CDS encoding PAS domain-containing protein, with product MASGNKRYEEDLKEIRNRIIGFGESSIKKSYYPQLQYKQEELERFRVTLDSTRDIVFILEPLTGHIIDANSQAEKMLGYTSKELLNMTIFDLADHGRLHKIFAMVGSEPGSSEIIQTPVVVRDGQVIRMELSISSAHFEKDNYITVLCRDITEREEMEAAIRYSEFQYRTTINTLHDILVVIDESFRIIIYNDAFETLCRNSGVRGDIQGMNLKAMGSFFSYEKDSGFLNSFVLQDYFEEEIKYRYNGKFAIYSLRNMPMVENGVFKQSVLYMRDTTEYFVLENMKKEAFIQIDKNMEQFAVLNDHIRNPLQVILSIIDLECSDEVTEKILPYIKEIDNLINNLDNGWIESEKVRNMIVRHYGISLIDRSDISDIIRYLQDKCES from the coding sequence ATGGCGAGTGGTAATAAGCGATATGAGGAAGATCTTAAAGAGATTCGAAACAGGATTATCGGGTTTGGTGAATCCTCGATAAAAAAGAGCTATTATCCTCAGCTCCAGTATAAACAGGAGGAACTGGAACGGTTCAGAGTAACACTTGACAGCACCCGTGACATTGTATTTATTCTTGAACCTTTAACGGGGCACATTATTGACGCCAACAGTCAGGCTGAGAAAATGCTTGGTTACACCAGCAAAGAACTCCTGAATATGACCATTTTTGATCTGGCAGATCATGGCAGGCTTCATAAGATTTTTGCAATGGTAGGATCTGAACCCGGTTCATCAGAAATAATCCAGACACCGGTGGTTGTGAGAGATGGGCAGGTAATACGAATGGAATTGAGTATTAGTTCTGCCCATTTTGAGAAGGATAATTATATAACTGTTTTATGCCGTGATATTACAGAACGCGAAGAGATGGAAGCGGCAATACGGTATTCGGAATTTCAATACCGAACAACAATTAATACCCTTCATGATATTCTTGTTGTCATTGACGAGTCATTTCGTATTATCATTTACAATGATGCATTTGAAACACTGTGTAGAAATAGTGGAGTTCGGGGAGATATTCAGGGGATGAATCTTAAAGCAATGGGTTCATTTTTCTCTTATGAGAAGGATTCGGGTTTTTTGAATTCTTTTGTATTACAGGATTATTTTGAAGAAGAGATTAAATACCGCTATAATGGGAAATTTGCAATATACTCCTTGCGAAATATGCCAATGGTTGAAAATGGTGTTTTTAAGCAGTCTGTGTTGTACATGAGGGATACAACAGAATATTTTGTTCTTGAAAATATGAAAAAAGAGGCATTTATCCAGATTGACAAAAATATGGAGCAGTTTGCTGTTTTAAATGACCATATAAGAAATCCCCTGCAGGTAATTCTCAGTATTATTGACCTTGAATGTAGTGATGAAGTGACTGAAAAGATTCTTCCGTACATCAAAGAGATTGATAATCTTATAAATAATCTGGATAACGGCTGGATTGAGTCAGAAAAGGTCAGAAATATGATTGTGAGGCATTATGGTATTTCGTTAATTGATCGTTCAGATATTTCTGATATCATTCGGTATCTGCAGGATAAATGTGAATCATAA
- a CDS encoding flavodoxin family protein, translating to MKILAINASPRGKNSNTLQLVEAAIAGAADAGAQIEYLDICRYDIRYCTGCGKCYQTGECPIQDDYADILSKMQNADGLIIGTPVYINAVTAQLKTMLDRMADIIHCQAFTRKYGIVITTGGGGGTDDVISYLGNTLQVLGANMCGSVGAIMAEGPEKFEQQKNEATKMGKILVNAITNQIEFPEQEELHAQMRVRMSALVSANRENMQHEYQYLKEKGWIE from the coding sequence ATGAAGATTCTTGCAATAAATGCAAGCCCCCGTGGAAAAAACAGCAATACGCTTCAGCTCGTAGAGGCAGCAATTGCAGGAGCAGCAGATGCAGGTGCACAAATAGAATATCTTGATATTTGCAGGTATGACATCAGATACTGTACAGGATGCGGGAAATGTTACCAGACAGGAGAATGCCCAATTCAGGATGATTATGCAGACATATTATCTAAAATGCAAAATGCTGACGGTCTGATAATTGGAACTCCGGTATACATTAATGCCGTTACTGCCCAGCTTAAAACCATGCTGGACCGGATGGCAGACATTATTCATTGTCAGGCATTCACCCGGAAATACGGTATTGTCATCACTACCGGTGGTGGAGGCGGTACAGATGACGTGATTTCATATCTTGGAAACACCCTCCAGGTACTTGGAGCAAACATGTGCGGCAGTGTTGGGGCAATTATGGCAGAGGGCCCTGAAAAATTTGAACAGCAAAAGAATGAAGCCACAAAAATGGGGAAAATTCTTGTAAATGCTATTACAAACCAGATTGAATTTCCCGAACAGGAGGAATTGCATGCACAGATGCGGGTCCGTATGTCTGCACTTGTTAGTGCAAACCGCGAAAACATGCAGCATGAATACCAGTACCTGAAAGAAAAGGGATGGATTGAATAA
- a CDS encoding right-handed parallel beta-helix repeat-containing protein, producing the protein MAILAGLVGILIIPCVFEITGVDVMPTPITPMSTTLPYGKMSGTNSIFIAAHDSSREAKSQADYVCNGIHDQKEINAAIDALSKGGEVILSEGTFRCDNAIYPQTDITLRGQGDTKTFLKLTTSGVILIDKENVSLDQFHISGNDCDEVVAGLITIRAGHCTVHNVTATSDETVQAMFMVLSTDSSGYNNIIEDIEFTNCKAIDGGGWGFRTSASGTHQLIRNIRYTDCQAINCGRYERIYEWVGGFLIKNEHDIENVRITRCIAEGNWESGFHIEYSGTGTDILFTDCIANNNGQKPYPTTFKQDFMSGFFIGRGDVTLQNCHAEGNGLAGFFIDDGTGVKLYGCTDENTAITRSDFSQYKPASFYIINTYPDSPIVMKNCSSTNSNGRALYVGPKEYSTKARVENFVMTNAAGVDGTAIQLNHIRSGSEFDIHASGNRASTLIRVYNSLDSDYTGSIVSDVAKPIVFDGSDTKNTLVHDIEILSNTLPVGSTGITMTGNVPKGAVQIINCHVTSPNSFFGFLSEGW; encoded by the coding sequence GTGGCAATTCTGGCAGGGCTGGTTGGTATTTTAATTATTCCTTGTGTTTTTGAGATCACCGGGGTGGATGTGATGCCGACGCCCATAACACCAATGTCAACTACTTTACCCTATGGCAAAATGTCTGGCACGAATTCCATCTTTATTGCAGCACATGACAGCAGTAGGGAAGCAAAATCCCAAGCTGATTATGTTTGTAATGGAATTCATGATCAAAAAGAGATAAATGCGGCAATTGATGCCCTTTCCAAAGGGGGCGAAGTGATCCTTTCCGAGGGAACATTCAGGTGCGATAACGCAATATATCCCCAGACAGATATTACCCTGCGTGGACAGGGCGATACGAAAACATTTCTGAAGTTAACGACATCGGGAGTAATTTTAATAGACAAAGAAAATGTCTCCCTCGATCAATTTCATATTTCAGGTAATGATTGTGATGAAGTTGTTGCCGGGCTGATTACCATACGGGCAGGCCATTGTACTGTCCACAATGTAACTGCAACATCTGACGAAACTGTACAAGCCATGTTCATGGTATTATCCACCGATTCAAGTGGATACAATAACATTATCGAAGACATTGAGTTTACAAACTGCAAGGCCATTGATGGTGGAGGATGGGGGTTCAGAACTTCTGCCAGTGGCACACACCAGTTGATACGAAACATTCGATATACGGATTGCCAGGCAATTAACTGTGGAAGATATGAACGCATTTATGAATGGGTCGGAGGATTCTTAATAAAAAATGAACATGATATTGAAAATGTAAGAATAACGAGGTGTATTGCAGAAGGAAACTGGGAATCAGGTTTCCATATAGAATATTCCGGCACGGGGACTGACATCCTATTTACCGATTGTATAGCGAACAATAATGGACAGAAACCATATCCAACAACATTTAAACAGGATTTCATGTCTGGATTTTTTATTGGAAGGGGAGATGTCACATTACAGAACTGTCATGCAGAGGGGAATGGTTTAGCCGGATTTTTCATTGATGATGGAACCGGGGTGAAATTATACGGTTGCACTGATGAAAATACTGCAATCACAAGAAGCGATTTTTCCCAATATAAACCAGCTTCGTTCTACATTATCAATACATATCCTGATAGCCCCATTGTGATGAAGAATTGCTCAAGTACAAATTCAAATGGGCGTGCACTCTACGTGGGTCCAAAAGAATATTCAACGAAAGCACGGGTGGAAAACTTTGTCATGACTAATGCAGCAGGAGTGGATGGAACTGCCATACAGCTTAATCATATCAGGTCGGGATCTGAGTTTGATATCCACGCTTCAGGGAACCGGGCATCAACTCTTATAAGAGTGTACAATTCTTTAGACTCGGATTATACCGGAAGTATTGTTTCAGATGTTGCCAAACCGATTGTTTTTGATGGATCTGACACCAAAAACACACTCGTTCATGATATTGAGATACTATCAAATACCCTCCCGGTAGGTTCAACAGGAATAACTATGACCGGCAATGTGCCAAAGGGAGCAGTACAGATAATAAACTGTCATGTGACTTCACCAAATTCATTTTTTGGTTTCCTTTCAGAAGGATGGTAG